The proteins below are encoded in one region of Enhydrobacter sp.:
- a CDS encoding lysophospholipid acyltransferase family protein, whose amino-acid sequence MSGLALWLRSLCFNVGWYAGSVVIAVAGAPVLLLPRGAVIAWARLWVAFVLWWLRVTCRLDHRIVGRANLPAGPAIIACKHQSSWETLSFTLLFDDIAIVLKRELLFIPIVGWAMARAGNIAVSRGEGAMALRGLVRQAKAAAARGRSIVIFPEGTRVAPGTRRPYHVGVAALYRQLGLPVVPVALNSGVFWGRRKFVKRPGTITMEVLPPIAPGLDRDVFMATLRERIETATDRLVDNAALEGTKKEH is encoded by the coding sequence ATGTCCGGTCTCGCTCTCTGGCTGCGCTCGCTCTGCTTCAACGTCGGCTGGTATGCCGGCAGCGTAGTGATCGCGGTGGCCGGCGCGCCGGTGTTGCTGCTCCCCCGCGGCGCCGTCATCGCCTGGGCGCGACTCTGGGTCGCCTTCGTGCTGTGGTGGCTGCGCGTCACCTGTCGTCTCGACCACCGGATCGTCGGACGCGCGAATCTTCCCGCAGGGCCGGCCATCATCGCCTGCAAGCACCAGTCCTCGTGGGAGACACTTTCCTTCACCCTGCTGTTCGACGATATCGCGATCGTGCTCAAGCGCGAGTTGCTTTTCATCCCGATTGTCGGCTGGGCGATGGCCCGCGCCGGCAATATCGCCGTGTCCCGAGGCGAGGGTGCGATGGCGTTGCGCGGCCTCGTCCGCCAGGCCAAGGCGGCGGCGGCCCGCGGCCGGTCGATCGTGATCTTTCCCGAAGGCACGCGCGTGGCGCCAGGGACCCGCAGACCCTATCACGTCGGTGTCGCGGCGCTCTATCGCCAGCTCGGTCTGCCGGTCGTGCCGGTGGCACTCAATTCCGGCGTGTTCTGGGGGCGTCGGAAGTTCGTCAAGCGGCCGGGCACGATCACCATGGAGGTACTGCCGCCGATTGCGCCGGGTCTAGACCGCGATGTTTTCATGGCGACCTTGCGCGAGCGGATCGAGACGGCCACCGATCGACTGGTGGATAATGCGGCATTGGAAGGAACGAAAAAAGAACATTGA
- the lysA gene encoding diaminopimelate decarboxylase yields the protein MNFFEYRDGEMHAEGVALRTIARQVGTPFYCYSAGALRAAFREFADGMKGLNASVCYALKANSNLAVIKIFGDLGAGADIVSVGEMHRALAAGIPARRIVYSGVGKKAGELAAALQAGVGQINVESVAELETLNAVAGQLGVKADITIRVNPDIDAGTHEKITTGRKENKFGIDIDLARDAFAKAARLSNLRVVGVAMHIGSQLTTLEPYRAAIARVRALIGQLRADGHRIDRFDVGGGLGIVYADEQPPAISAFMQVVGKETAGLGCELTFEPGRRLVGEAGVLVSEVILVKPGVSRTFVIVDAAMNDLIRPTLYEAWHDILPVRRPRPDAATIRCDIVGPICESGDYLAQNRDLPPLSAGDLVMVRSAGAYGAVMASSYNSRPLAPEVMVEGTRFAVTRPRPTIEEMISAERLPPWMES from the coding sequence ATGAACTTCTTCGAGTACAGGGACGGCGAGATGCATGCCGAGGGCGTGGCGCTCAGGACCATCGCCCGGCAGGTGGGCACGCCGTTCTACTGTTACTCGGCCGGCGCCCTGCGCGCGGCGTTTCGGGAATTCGCCGACGGCATGAAGGGCCTGAACGCGAGCGTCTGCTATGCGCTGAAGGCCAACAGCAATCTTGCCGTCATCAAGATTTTCGGCGATCTCGGCGCGGGCGCCGACATCGTCTCGGTGGGCGAGATGCACCGTGCCCTGGCGGCCGGCATTCCCGCCCGGCGCATCGTCTATTCGGGCGTCGGCAAGAAGGCGGGCGAGCTGGCGGCGGCGCTGCAGGCCGGCGTCGGCCAGATCAACGTCGAGAGCGTGGCTGAGCTCGAGACCCTGAACGCGGTGGCGGGCCAGCTCGGCGTGAAGGCCGACATCACCATCCGGGTCAATCCCGACATCGATGCCGGCACGCACGAGAAAATCACCACGGGCCGCAAGGAGAACAAGTTCGGCATCGATATCGATCTCGCGCGCGACGCCTTCGCCAAGGCCGCCAGGCTATCCAACCTGCGCGTGGTCGGCGTCGCCATGCATATCGGCTCGCAACTCACCACGCTCGAGCCCTATCGGGCCGCCATCGCGCGGGTGCGCGCGCTGATCGGCCAGCTCCGCGCCGACGGCCATCGCATCGACCGGTTCGATGTCGGCGGGGGGCTGGGGATCGTTTACGCCGACGAGCAACCTCCGGCGATCTCGGCCTTTATGCAGGTTGTGGGCAAGGAAACCGCGGGCCTGGGCTGTGAATTGACCTTCGAGCCGGGCCGGCGACTGGTCGGCGAGGCCGGCGTTCTGGTGAGCGAGGTGATTCTGGTGAAGCCGGGCGTTTCCAGGACCTTCGTGATCGTCGATGCGGCGATGAACGACCTGATCCGTCCGACCTTGTACGAGGCCTGGCACGACATCCTGCCGGTCCGCCGGCCGCGCCCCGATGCCGCCACGATCCGCTGCGACATTGTGGGGCCAATCTGCGAGTCGGGCGATTACCTGGCACAGAACCGTGATCTGCCGCCGCTTTCTGCCGGCGATCTCGTCATGGTACGCTCGGCCGGTGCGTATGGCGCGGTGATGGCGTCGAGCTACAACAGCCGGCCGCTCGCGCCCGAGGTCATGGTCGAGGGCACGCGATTTGCGGTCACCCGGCCGAGACCCACGATCGAGGAGATGATCTCCGCCGAGCGGCTTCCGCCCTGGATGGAGAGCTGA
- the hpt gene encoding hypoxanthine phosphoribosyltransferase, which produces MTPAPQGSPGDHPTVSVRFSAAEIAARVELMAAELAGKLPPDTLVVSVLKGSFVFAADLIRALSHAGADWAMDFLTLSSYGAGTETSGRVRIVRDIVDDVRDRDVLLVDDILESGLTLSFARNLLKERGARRVWVCTLLDKPHKRRADLRADFVGFEAGDEFLVGYGLDWAHRFRGLPYIGVVEKNA; this is translated from the coding sequence GTGACGCCCGCCCCGCAAGGCAGCCCGGGAGACCACCCGACGGTCAGTGTCCGGTTCTCCGCCGCGGAGATCGCCGCGCGGGTGGAGCTGATGGCCGCCGAGCTCGCGGGCAAGCTGCCGCCCGACACGCTGGTCGTCTCGGTGCTGAAAGGCAGCTTCGTGTTCGCCGCCGACCTCATCCGCGCGCTCAGCCATGCCGGCGCGGACTGGGCGATGGATTTCCTCACGCTGTCGAGCTACGGCGCCGGCACCGAGACGAGCGGCCGGGTCCGTATCGTGCGCGACATCGTGGACGACGTGCGCGACCGCGACGTGCTGCTGGTCGACGACATCCTGGAATCGGGGCTGACGCTGAGCTTCGCGAGGAACCTCCTGAAGGAGCGCGGGGCGCGGCGCGTCTGGGTCTGCACCCTGCTCGACAAGCCGCACAAGCGCCGTGCCGACCTCAGGGCCGATTTCGTCGGCTTCGAGGCGGGCGACGAGTTCCTCGTCGGCTACGGCCTCGACTGGGCCCACCGCTTCCGCGGCCTGCCCTACATCGGCGTGGTGGAGAAGAACGCGTAG
- the argH gene encoding argininosuccinate lyase, translating into MARQKTKTRKTKTDPNAMWGGRYSLGPAAIMERINASIDFDRRLYAQDIQGSMAHADMLVAQGILTAKDGRDIRRGLRQIRAEIEGGKFKFSTRLEDIHFNVEARLTALIGPAGGRLHTARSRNDQVALDVRLWARDAIDRLDAMLQDLQAALIDRAEEYAATIMPGFTHLQTAQPITFGHHLLAYVEMVGRDRGRLGDCRARMNESPLGAAALAGSPHPIDPRKTAKALGFDRPMANSLDAVSDRDYVVEFLAAASLCAVHLSRLAEEIVIWCSAPFRFIALSDAFTTGSSIMPQKRNPDAAELVRGKVGRIVGAFVALCTIMKGLPLTYGKDMQEDKEPLFDATDALELCVAAMAGMMRDLEANPERMRAVAAADYSVATDLADWLVRELGLPFRQAHHVTGTLVARAAAKGVDLDKLSLGEMQAVEPRITRAVYRVLTVEASVAARRSLGGTAPANVARAVKEARRRFLGRGR; encoded by the coding sequence ATGGCACGGCAGAAGACGAAGACCCGGAAGACGAAGACGGACCCCAATGCGATGTGGGGCGGCCGCTACTCGCTCGGCCCGGCGGCGATCATGGAGCGGATCAACGCCTCGATCGATTTCGACCGCAGGCTCTATGCCCAGGACATCCAGGGCTCGATGGCGCACGCCGACATGCTGGTGGCGCAGGGCATCCTCACGGCCAAGGACGGCCGCGACATCAGACGCGGCCTGCGGCAGATCCGCGCCGAGATCGAGGGCGGCAAGTTCAAGTTCTCGACCAGGCTCGAGGACATCCATTTCAACGTCGAGGCGCGGCTCACCGCGCTGATCGGTCCGGCCGGCGGGCGGCTGCATACAGCGCGCTCGCGCAACGACCAGGTGGCGCTCGACGTGCGGCTGTGGGCGCGCGACGCGATCGATCGGCTCGACGCGATGCTGCAGGACCTGCAGGCCGCCCTGATCGACCGCGCCGAGGAATACGCGGCGACCATCATGCCGGGCTTCACGCACCTGCAGACGGCCCAGCCCATCACCTTCGGCCACCATCTGCTGGCCTATGTCGAGATGGTGGGCCGCGACCGCGGCCGCCTCGGCGACTGCCGGGCGCGGATGAACGAATCGCCGCTCGGCGCGGCGGCGCTGGCCGGCTCGCCGCATCCGATCGATCCGCGCAAGACGGCGAAGGCGCTGGGCTTCGACCGGCCGATGGCCAACTCGCTCGACGCGGTGTCCGACCGCGACTATGTCGTGGAGTTCCTCGCCGCCGCCTCGCTTTGCGCCGTGCATCTGTCGCGTCTCGCCGAGGAGATCGTCATCTGGTGCTCGGCGCCCTTCCGCTTCATCGCCCTGTCGGACGCCTTCACGACCGGCAGCTCGATCATGCCGCAGAAGCGCAATCCCGACGCCGCCGAGCTGGTGCGCGGCAAGGTCGGCCGCATCGTCGGCGCCTTCGTGGCACTCTGCACCATCATGAAAGGCCTGCCGCTCACCTATGGCAAGGACATGCAGGAGGACAAGGAACCGCTGTTCGACGCGACCGATGCCCTGGAGCTCTGCGTTGCCGCCATGGCGGGCATGATGCGCGACCTCGAGGCCAACCCCGAACGCATGCGCGCCGTCGCGGCGGCCGACTATTCGGTCGCGACCGATCTCGCCGACTGGCTGGTGCGCGAGCTCGGGCTGCCGTTCCGCCAGGCCCATCATGTCACCGGCACGCTGGTGGCCAGGGCGGCGGCCAAGGGAGTCGATCTCGACAAGCTGTCGCTCGGCGAGATGCAGGCGGTCGAGCCGCGCATCACGCGCGCCGTCTACCGCGTGCTGACGGTCGAGGCCTCCGTGGCGGCGCGCCGGAGCCTGGGCGGCACCGCGCCCGCCAACGTCGCGCGCGCCGTGAAGGAGGCGCGGCGCCGCTTCCTGGGGCGCGGCCGATGA
- a CDS encoding TIGR02302 family protein, with amino-acid sequence MDASQTPPFEAPGLGRKVGLAWAALAWEGLWPRLMPFAAFILLFVAAAHFDLFAGLDPWIHTGLLAVLAAGLLGAGWWAFRGFHWPERDAAIRRLEIDSEVAHRPLVAVQDRLAAGESDPMASALWQAHRRREAERLAALRNKPAHPGVARIDLWALRLVPVLALVVALVFAGGWRSDRMAAALTPAFPPPPPVVANLWIAPPEYTGLPPIYLDMADRDKLLRVPVGSKLAGFVDDTRGRHPPKLVIDDKPTEFKTVGPGKYQIEQTIASGKDITLEARGDEQAHWKLHVIPDLPPTIEFSRPISVDKWSTKVDYIAGDDFGIKNVQLQIRLDGSVLGADMLTDNDEPEVMRIDLPVGGSPKKVSDSFVRDLTSSPWAGLKVRVMLFATDALGQKGRSSVESFLLPERVFNDPTARALIVLRKQLTRDPRALRLDVADGMRMIQGRPESYRYDPIVQLGLRLGAARLEQNGDKPVIADTQKLLWDLALRLEEGSMTDAQRQLEQARQNLRDAIQRQAGDEEIERLIQQLYDSMARWQKELADRMKDPAERQRMMEEAEKVDPNNVITGDDLQRMLDKIREMAKNGQREEAKRLLDELRKMMQNATPMLANPNQQQQRPGQQQGQQGQGNRQGREMMNQLDRLSRRQNQLLGESEREGRQQQQGQRGQQGQRGQGQGQQDQGQQWGEQQGRDQQTLRNQLGDFMRRLDENGMPMPEQLGRAERSMREAEEALRRGDPRDAARSQRRALDNLQQGMGDLAEQLRQRGPGNGQDRAEIEDREKRGEDRDPLGRSEGNYGDSVDSGQDKVPLELDRQRSREILDELRRRAGDMERPKEELDYIDRLMKIY; translated from the coding sequence ATGGACGCGAGCCAGACCCCCCCGTTCGAAGCGCCGGGCCTCGGCCGCAAAGTCGGTTTGGCGTGGGCTGCGCTCGCCTGGGAGGGGCTGTGGCCGCGGCTGATGCCGTTCGCGGCCTTCATCCTGCTGTTCGTCGCCGCCGCGCATTTCGACCTGTTCGCCGGCCTTGATCCCTGGATCCATACCGGCCTTCTGGCCGTCCTCGCGGCCGGCCTGCTGGGCGCGGGATGGTGGGCTTTCCGCGGCTTCCACTGGCCTGAGCGGGACGCCGCGATCCGCCGGCTGGAGATCGACAGCGAGGTGGCGCACCGGCCGCTGGTCGCGGTGCAGGACCGGCTGGCCGCCGGGGAGAGCGATCCGATGGCCTCGGCGCTGTGGCAGGCGCATCGCCGCCGCGAGGCCGAGCGGCTTGCAGCCTTGCGCAACAAGCCGGCCCATCCGGGTGTCGCGCGCATCGACCTCTGGGCGCTCAGGCTGGTGCCGGTGCTGGCCCTGGTCGTGGCGCTGGTGTTCGCCGGCGGCTGGCGCTCCGACCGCATGGCCGCGGCGTTGACGCCGGCCTTTCCGCCGCCGCCGCCGGTCGTGGCCAATCTCTGGATCGCGCCGCCCGAATATACCGGCCTGCCGCCGATCTATCTCGACATGGCCGACCGCGACAAGCTCCTGCGCGTGCCGGTCGGCAGCAAGCTCGCGGGCTTCGTCGACGACACGCGCGGCCGCCATCCGCCCAAGCTCGTGATCGACGACAAGCCGACCGAGTTCAAGACCGTGGGGCCGGGCAAGTACCAGATCGAGCAGACGATCGCGTCCGGCAAGGACATCACCCTCGAGGCGCGCGGCGACGAGCAGGCGCACTGGAAGCTGCATGTCATTCCCGACCTGCCGCCGACCATCGAGTTCAGCCGCCCGATCAGCGTCGACAAATGGTCGACCAAGGTCGACTACATCGCCGGCGACGATTTCGGCATCAAGAACGTGCAGCTCCAGATCCGTCTCGACGGCAGCGTGCTGGGCGCCGACATGCTGACCGACAACGACGAGCCGGAGGTCATGCGCATCGACCTGCCGGTCGGCGGCAGCCCGAAGAAGGTCAGCGACAGCTTCGTGCGCGATCTGACGAGCAGCCCGTGGGCCGGCCTCAAGGTGCGCGTCATGCTGTTCGCCACCGATGCGCTGGGCCAGAAGGGACGCAGCTCGGTCGAAAGCTTCCTGCTGCCCGAGCGCGTGTTCAACGATCCGACGGCGCGCGCGCTGATCGTCTTGCGCAAGCAGCTCACGCGCGACCCCAGGGCGCTGCGCCTCGACGTGGCCGACGGCATGCGCATGATCCAGGGCCGGCCGGAGAGCTACCGCTACGATCCCATCGTGCAGCTCGGCCTGCGGCTGGGCGCGGCGCGGCTGGAGCAGAACGGCGACAAGCCGGTGATCGCCGACACGCAGAAGCTCCTCTGGGACCTGGCCTTGCGGCTGGAGGAGGGCTCCATGACGGATGCCCAGCGCCAGCTCGAGCAGGCGCGGCAGAACCTGCGCGACGCCATCCAGCGCCAGGCGGGCGACGAGGAGATCGAGCGGCTGATCCAGCAGCTCTACGATTCGATGGCGCGCTGGCAGAAGGAGCTGGCCGACCGGATGAAGGATCCGGCGGAGCGCCAGCGGATGATGGAGGAGGCCGAGAAGGTCGATCCCAACAACGTCATCACCGGCGACGACCTGCAGCGCATGCTCGACAAGATCCGCGAGATGGCGAAGAACGGCCAGCGCGAGGAGGCCAAGCGCCTGCTCGACGAGCTGCGCAAGATGATGCAGAACGCCACCCCCATGCTGGCCAACCCCAATCAGCAGCAGCAGCGGCCCGGCCAGCAGCAGGGCCAGCAGGGGCAGGGCAACCGGCAGGGCCGCGAGATGATGAACCAGCTCGATCGCCTGTCGCGCCGGCAGAACCAGCTCCTGGGCGAGTCCGAGCGTGAGGGCCGCCAGCAGCAGCAGGGTCAGCGCGGCCAGCAAGGCCAGCGCGGCCAGGGGCAGGGCCAGCAGGATCAGGGCCAGCAATGGGGCGAGCAGCAGGGCCGCGACCAGCAGACGCTGCGCAACCAGCTCGGCGACTTCATGCGTCGGCTCGACGAGAACGGCATGCCGATGCCCGAGCAGCTCGGCCGCGCCGAGCGGTCGATGCGCGAGGCTGAGGAAGCTTTGCGGCGCGGCGATCCGCGCGACGCCGCCCGCTCGCAGCGCCGGGCGCTCGACAACCTGCAGCAGGGCATGGGCGATCTCGCCGAGCAGCTCCGCCAGCGCGGCCCGGGCAACGGGCAGGACCGCGCCGAGATCGAGGACCGCGAGAAGCGGGGCGAGGATCGCGACCCGCTCGGCCGCTCCGAAGGCAACTACGGCGATTCGGTCGACAGCGGCCAGGACAAGGTGCCGCTCGAGCTCGACCGCCAGCGCAGTCGCGAGATCCTCGACGAGCTGCGCCGCCGCGCCGGCGACATGGAACGGCCCAAGGAAGAGCTCGACTACATCGACCGCCTGATGAAGATCTATTGA
- a CDS encoding zinc-ribbon domain-containing protein, protein MIVTCSNCRARYAVDPLAIGPTGRTVQCARCNHRWFQRAEGPPPTPDIVIRPQPTATNVAAALPVPVPQPPEPSWARRLSIAAVVVLVVAAAGVAAYLHRGTLLVYADKIAARLPSELRFSRSTPAGHAPTSSPEGPAPAEAAAPAVPREAPKADAQPLPAKLEVDLAMSKIELVDGRYVVRGEVTNVGGSPGTTSKLVVTYKKGDDVLGTRSYPLRLGPIAAGGRQSFSQTLDNPPAGATDIVPSVE, encoded by the coding sequence ATGATCGTCACCTGTTCCAACTGCAGAGCGCGGTACGCCGTCGATCCTTTGGCGATCGGACCGACCGGCCGCACTGTCCAGTGCGCACGATGCAATCACCGCTGGTTCCAGCGGGCCGAAGGGCCTCCGCCGACGCCCGATATCGTGATCCGCCCCCAGCCCACGGCCACCAACGTGGCCGCCGCGCTGCCGGTGCCCGTCCCGCAGCCGCCCGAACCGAGCTGGGCGCGGCGTCTTTCGATCGCGGCGGTCGTCGTACTGGTCGTCGCGGCCGCGGGCGTCGCGGCCTACCTCCATCGAGGTACCCTGCTGGTCTATGCCGACAAGATCGCGGCCCGTCTTCCCAGCGAGCTGAGATTCTCCCGATCGACGCCTGCGGGGCATGCGCCGACATCCTCTCCAGAGGGCCCGGCGCCGGCGGAGGCGGCCGCACCCGCTGTCCCGCGCGAGGCACCGAAAGCCGACGCGCAGCCTTTGCCCGCCAAGCTCGAGGTCGATCTGGCCATGAGCAAGATCGAGCTGGTCGATGGCCGCTACGTCGTGCGTGGCGAGGTGACCAATGTCGGCGGCAGCCCCGGCACGACCAGCAAGCTCGTCGTGACCTACAAGAAGGGCGACGACGTCCTGGGGACGCGCTCCTATCCCCTTAGGCTGGGCCCGATCGCGGCCGGCGGCCGGCAGAGCTTCAGCCAGACGCTCGACAATCCGCCCGCCGGCGCGACCGACATCGTGCCCTCGGTCGAATAG
- a CDS encoding LAGLIDADG family homing endonuclease: protein MDWAPVSQRIWDMKYRFRDPSGAADADLQATWRRVARALAAAEREPGLWVDRFEEALSGFKFLPAGRVIAGAGTGRTVTLFNCFVMGTIPDDMSGIFENVREAALTMQQGGGIGHDFSTLRPLGAPVKGVGADASGPLSFMDVWDAMCRTIMSAGSRRGAMMATLRCDHPDVEAFVEAKRDPSRLRMFNVSVLVTDAFMQAVKDDADWDLVFAGKVYKTVKARGLWERIMRATYDCAEPGVIFIDRVNRRNNLHYCETIQATNPCITAETWIHTAEGPQQVRDLIGRPFAARVDGRDYPSSSAGFFATGTRRVRRLRTRAGYSLRLTDDHPVLKVTRLTRWSRDAEWVAAGDLRPGDQIVLHDHRDAPHWEGHHDEAEGYLIGLLLGDGTLKDDKAVISVWRSAATANGMPADPGVNGIMEAALAAARALPHRADFAGWVEVKGRDEWRLSLGAVRKLAGTLGLAPGCKTITPAMERTSSDFHRGLLRGLFDTDGSVQGTQAKGVSVRLSQNDLGTLEAVQRMLLRLGIASVVYRERRAAGRRPISDGKGGLRLYECAAQHELVIAGDGVRLFAERVGFADRDKMLRLRGLLTAYRRALNRERFIAEVESIEAEGVAEVYDAQIPGINAFDANGLYAHNCGEQPLPPYGACLLGSINLAVLVKEPFTPQARLDLEALERLVPVAVRMLDNVIDVSRFPLPQQEKEAKAKRRIGLGVTGLADALIFCGVRYGSKRAIELAREWLAAVQRLSYLASADLAAEKGSFPLFDRARYLAGETIGGLPEEVCSAIGRYGIRNALLNSIAPTGTISLLADNVSSGIEPVFAFRHVRHVLQPNGSRREESVEDHAWRRWRALKGEAEPPADIFVDAQTLSPGDHLAMQAAAQDFVDSSISKTINLPRDISFEAFKHVYEEAYAQGCKGCTTYRPNEVTGAVLEVQPAAGPVRAVAAAAAHDGEVVYIAQPLARPEDLPGKTYKIKWPGSDHAIYITINDVMQDGRRRPFEIFINSKNMEHYAWTVALTRMISAVFRRGGDVSFVVEELKAVFDPRGGQWMEGRYVPSLLAAIGGVIERHLIEIGFLSAADPSRPAEALEHRLALASGVREPVEGSAGASSPRLGQCPNCGAAALTHQEGCDICLNCGYSRCG from the coding sequence ATGGATTGGGCCCCGGTTTCCCAGCGCATCTGGGACATGAAATATCGCTTCCGCGACCCCTCGGGCGCAGCCGATGCCGACCTGCAGGCGACGTGGCGGCGCGTGGCGCGGGCGCTGGCGGCAGCCGAGCGCGAGCCCGGGCTGTGGGTCGACCGCTTCGAGGAAGCGCTGTCGGGCTTCAAGTTCCTGCCTGCCGGACGCGTGATCGCGGGCGCCGGGACCGGCCGCACGGTGACGCTCTTCAACTGCTTCGTCATGGGCACGATCCCCGACGACATGTCGGGCATCTTCGAGAATGTGCGCGAGGCCGCGCTCACGATGCAGCAGGGCGGCGGCATCGGCCACGACTTCTCGACGCTGCGGCCGCTCGGAGCGCCGGTGAAGGGCGTGGGCGCCGATGCCTCCGGCCCGCTTTCCTTCATGGACGTGTGGGACGCGATGTGCCGCACCATCATGAGCGCGGGCTCGCGCCGCGGCGCCATGATGGCGACGCTGCGCTGCGACCATCCCGACGTCGAGGCCTTCGTCGAGGCCAAGCGCGACCCGTCGCGGCTGCGCATGTTCAACGTCTCGGTGCTGGTCACCGACGCCTTCATGCAGGCGGTGAAGGACGATGCCGACTGGGACCTCGTCTTCGCCGGCAAGGTCTACAAGACGGTGAAGGCGCGCGGCCTGTGGGAGCGCATCATGCGCGCGACCTACGACTGCGCCGAGCCGGGCGTGATCTTCATCGACCGCGTCAACCGACGCAACAACCTGCACTATTGCGAGACCATCCAGGCGACCAATCCGTGCATCACCGCCGAAACCTGGATACATACCGCCGAGGGGCCGCAGCAGGTGCGGGATCTGATCGGACGTCCCTTCGCTGCCAGGGTCGATGGCAGGGACTATCCGAGCAGTTCCGCGGGCTTTTTCGCGACCGGCACCAGGCGGGTGCGGCGCCTGCGCACCAGAGCGGGATACAGCCTGCGCCTGACCGACGATCATCCCGTTCTGAAGGTTACGCGCCTGACACGCTGGTCGCGCGACGCTGAATGGGTCGCCGCCGGCGACCTCCGGCCGGGCGACCAGATCGTCCTGCACGATCATCGCGATGCACCGCATTGGGAGGGCCATCACGACGAGGCCGAAGGTTATCTGATCGGCCTGCTGCTGGGCGACGGCACCTTGAAGGACGACAAGGCGGTCATCAGCGTGTGGAGATCCGCCGCGACCGCCAACGGAATGCCCGCCGACCCGGGGGTGAACGGGATCATGGAGGCGGCCTTGGCGGCGGCGCGTGCCCTGCCGCATCGCGCCGACTTCGCCGGCTGGGTGGAAGTGAAAGGCCGCGACGAATGGCGCTTGTCGCTCGGCGCGGTCAGGAAGCTGGCCGGCACGTTGGGCTTGGCGCCCGGATGCAAGACGATCACTCCGGCGATGGAAAGAACCTCTTCCGATTTCCATCGCGGCCTGCTGCGCGGCCTGTTCGACACCGATGGGTCGGTGCAGGGAACGCAGGCCAAGGGCGTCAGCGTGCGATTGAGCCAGAACGATCTGGGCACGCTGGAGGCGGTCCAGCGCATGCTGCTTCGCCTGGGCATCGCATCCGTGGTCTATCGCGAGCGACGGGCCGCCGGCCGGCGGCCGATTTCCGACGGAAAGGGCGGATTGCGGCTTTACGAGTGCGCCGCGCAGCATGAACTCGTGATCGCAGGCGACGGCGTCCGCTTGTTCGCCGAACGGGTCGGCTTTGCCGACAGGGACAAGATGCTGCGGCTGCGGGGGCTTCTGACCGCCTATCGTCGCGCGCTCAATCGCGAGCGCTTCATCGCCGAAGTGGAAAGCATCGAAGCCGAGGGAGTGGCCGAGGTCTATGATGCGCAGATTCCCGGCATCAACGCCTTCGATGCCAATGGCCTCTACGCCCATAACTGTGGCGAACAGCCGTTGCCGCCTTATGGCGCCTGCCTGCTGGGCTCGATCAATCTTGCCGTGCTGGTGAAGGAGCCGTTCACGCCGCAGGCACGGCTCGACCTCGAGGCGCTCGAGCGGCTGGTGCCGGTCGCCGTGCGCATGCTGGACAACGTGATCGACGTGTCGCGCTTCCCGCTGCCGCAGCAGGAGAAGGAGGCGAAGGCCAAGCGGCGCATCGGGCTCGGCGTCACGGGGCTTGCCGACGCGCTGATCTTCTGCGGCGTGCGCTACGGCTCGAAGCGGGCGATCGAGCTCGCCCGCGAGTGGCTGGCGGCGGTGCAGCGGCTCTCCTATCTCGCCTCTGCGGATCTCGCCGCGGAGAAGGGGAGCTTCCCGCTGTTCGACCGCGCGCGCTATCTCGCCGGCGAGACGATCGGCGGCCTGCCGGAGGAGGTGTGCTCGGCGATCGGCCGCTACGGCATCCGCAACGCGCTCCTGAACTCCATCGCACCCACGGGCACGATCTCGCTGCTGGCCGACAACGTCTCGTCGGGCATCGAGCCCGTGTTCGCCTTCCGCCATGTCCGCCACGTGCTGCAGCCCAACGGATCGCGGCGTGAGGAGAGCGTCGAGGATCACGCCTGGCGGCGCTGGCGGGCGCTGAAGGGCGAGGCCGAACCGCCGGCCGACATCTTCGTCGATGCCCAGACGCTGTCGCCCGGCGATCACCTCGCGATGCAGGCGGCGGCGCAGGATTTCGTCGACAGCTCGATCTCCAAGACCATCAACCTGCCGCGCGACATCTCCTTCGAGGCCTTCAAGCACGTCTACGAGGAAGCCTACGCGCAGGGCTGCAAGGGCTGCACCACCTACCGGCCGAACGAGGTGACGGGCGCCGTGCTCGAGGTGCAGCCGGCCGCCGGGCCGGTGCGTGCCGTGGCGGCTGCCGCGGCGCACGACGGCGAGGTCGTCTATATCGCCCAGCCGCTCGCCCGGCCCGAGGATCTCCCGGGCAAGACCTACAAGATCAAATGGCCGGGAAGCGACCACGCCATCTACATCACCATCAACGACGTGATGCAGGACGGCCGCCGCCGGCCGTTCGAGATCTTCATCAACTCCAAGAACATGGAGCACTACGCCTGGACGGTGGCGCTGACGCGCATGATCTCCGCGGTGTTCCGCCGCGGCGGCGACGTCTCCTTCGTGGTCGAGGAGCTGAAGGCCGTGTTCGATCCGCGCGGCGGCCAGTGGATGGAGGGCCGCTACGTGCCGTCCCTGCTGGCGGCCATCGGCGGCGTGATCGAGCGCCACCTGATCGAGATCGGCTTTCTGAGCGCGGCCGATCCGTCGCGTCCGGCGGAGG